From the genome of Thermococcus sp. EP1:
CCAGACATACTTGATCCTGCATTACTAAGACCTGGTAGATTTGATAGATTACTTCTCGTTCCAGCACCAGATGAAAAAGCAAGGCTTGAGATACTCAAAGTTCACACACGGAGAGTACCACTTGCAGCTGATGTAAGTTTGGAAGAGCTTGCAAAAAGAACTGAAGGATATAGTGGGGCCGATCTGGCTGCACTTGTTAGAGAGGCCGCATTTGTGGCACTTAGAAGATCGGTTTCAAGAACACCAAGAGAGCTTGTGGAAGAGCAAGCTGAGGAGTTCTTGGAGAAGCTTAAAGTTTCAAAAAG
Proteins encoded in this window:
- a CDS encoding AAA family ATPase is translated as VFIDEIDSIAPMRGGEADRVTDRLINQLLTEMDGIEENSGVVVIAATNRPDILDPALLRPGRFDRLLLVPAPDEKARLEILKVHTRRVPLAADVSLEELAKRTEGYSGADLAALVREAAFVALRRSVSRTPRELVEEQAEEFLEKLKVSKRDFDEAMKKVKPSITKYMLDYYRQFEESRKGARGEERREVDYFTL